The following proteins are co-located in the Eptesicus fuscus isolate TK198812 chromosome 9, DD_ASM_mEF_20220401, whole genome shotgun sequence genome:
- the ELOA gene encoding elongin-A — translation MAAESALQVVEKLQARLAANPDPKKLLKYLKKLSALPITVDILVETGVGKTVNSFRKHEHVGSFARDLVAQWKKLVPVERNTDPDEQDFEKNDSRKRPRDALQKEEEEIEGDYQENWKASGSQPYSPDHRQKKHRKLSEFERPHKVSHGQERRDERKRGHRVSPVYSSDHESSDYGHVQSPPSSSSPHQMSVDHYRSPDEDHEPFVPQQKPGKGHSNAFQDRLGVSQERHLGEPRGKGVVSQNKEHKSSHKEKRAVDAKGDEKSPLSREKSHKAISKEENRRPLSGDGTKEKAPSSGIKKEKDREGSSKKFLSPLETASDNHRKKQKHKDSEKTKSDKNKPSLDSLDRGKGAGDLLPKAKEKVSNNLKTQEGKVKTHSDRKSGGSLPRVEETDMDDEFEQPTMSFESYLSYDQPRKKKKKIVKTSTATAGEKALKKNDSKSTSKSLDAVQKSPKVNENKSEKHQVAGADAAKPRKVPTDVLPVLPDLPLPVIQANYRPLPSLELISSFQPKRKAHSSSQEEDEAGFTGRRMNSKMQVYSGSKCAYLPKMMTLHQQCIRVLKNNIDSIFEVGGVPYSVLEPVLERCTPDQLYRIEEYNHVLIEETDQLWKVHCHRDFKEERPEEYESWREMYLRLQDAREQRLRLLTKNIRSAHANKPKGRQAKMAFVHSVAKPPRDVRRRQEKFGTGGAAVPEKIRIKPAPYPIGSSQAPSNSGSSNSFTASPEEPAYDGPSTSSAHLAPVVSSTVSYDPRKPTVKKIAPMMAKTIKAFKNRFSRR, via the exons TGGAAGAAGCTGGTTCCTGTGGAGCG AAACACTGACCCTGATGAACAGGACTTTGAGAAGAATGATTCCCGAAAGCGCCCCAGGGATGCTCttcagaaggaggaggaggagatagagGGGGACTATCAAGAAAATTGGAAAGCCTCCGGTAGCCAACCATATAGTCCTGATCATAGAcagaaaaaacacagaaaactctCCGAGTTCGAAAGACCTCACAAAGTGTCTCACGGTCAGGAGAGACGAGATGAGCGGAAGAGGGGCCACAGGGTTTCACCAGTGTACTCTTCAGACCATGAGTCTTCCGATTATGGCCATGTTCAGTCCCCTCCATCATCCAGCAGTCCTCATCAGATGTCCGTGGACCATTACAGGTCCCCAGATGAGGATCACGAGCCCTTTGTTCCACAACAGAAGCCTGGAAAGGGCCACAGTAATGCCTTTCAGGACAGACTCGGGGTCAGCCAGGAAAGACACCTGGGTGAGCCCCGGGGGAAAGGGGTTGTGAGTCAGAACAAGGAGCACAAATCTTCCCATAAAGAAAAACGAGCAGTGGATGCCAAGGGAGATGAGAAGTCGCCTTTGAGCAGAGAAAAATCCCACAAGGCCATCTCCAAAGAGGAAAACCGGAGGCCCCTCTCAGGGGATGGCACAAAGGAGAAAGCGCCCTCTAGTGGTATCAAgaaagagaaggacagagagggcAGCTCCAAGAAGTTTCTATCCCCCTTGGAGACTGCTTCAGACAACCACCGCAAAAAGCAAAAGCACAAAGACTCAGAGAAAACTAAATCAGACAAAAACAAGCCAAGTCTAGACAGTCTagacagaggaaagggggccGGAGACCTGCTGCCCAAGGCAAAAGAGAAGGTTTCTAACAACCTAAAGACTCAAGAAGGGAAAGTGAAAACTCACTCAGATAGAAAGTCAGGGGGCTCCCTCCCTCGAGTTGAGGAGACAGATATGGATGATGAATTTGAGCAGCCCACCATGTCTTTTGAGTCTTATCTCAGCTATGACCAGCCccggaagaaaaagaaaaagattgtgAAAACCTCAACTGCGACTGCTGGAGAAAAAGcactaaaaaaaaatgattcgAAAAGCACTAGTAAAAGCTTGGACGCAGTTCAGAAATCGCCTAAGGTGAACGAAAACAAGTCAGAGAAGCATCAGGTGGCTGGAGCCGATGCAGCCAAGCCGAGAAAG GTCCCCACCGATGTCCTGCCAGTGTTGCCAGACCTCCCATTACCTGTGATACAGGCCAATTACCGGCCACTTCCTTCCCTCGAATTGATATCCTCCTTCCAACCAAAGCGAAAAG CACACTCTTCTTCCCAGGAAGAGGATGAAGCTGGATTCACTGGACGGAGAATGAATTCTAAGATGCAGGTGTACTCTGGTTCCAAGTGTGCCTATCTCCCCAAAATGATGACCTTGCACCAGCAGTGCATCCGGGTACTTAAAAACAACATTGACT CAATCTTTGAAGTGGGAGGCGTCCCGTATTCTGTTCTTGAACCTGTTTTGGAGAGGTGTACGCCTGATCAGCTGTATCGCATAGAGGAATACAATCAT GTATTAATTGAAGAAACAGATCAATTATGGAAAGTTCATTGTCACCGAGACTTTAAGGAAGAAAGGCCAGAAGAGTATGAGTCATGGCGGGAGATGTACTTGAGGCTTCAGGATGCCCGAGAGCAGCGGCTACGATTATTGACAAAGAATATCCGATCTGCACATGCCAATAAGCCCAAAG GCCGACAGGCAAAGATGGCCTTTGTCCACTCTGTAGCCAAACCACCTCGTGATGTTCGAAGGAGGCAGGAAAAGTTTGGAACAGGAGGAGCAGCTGTGCCCGAGAAAATCAG GATTAAGCCGGCCCCATACCCCATAGGAAGCAGCCAAGCTCCCtccaacagtggcagcagcaataGCTTTACTGCCAGCCCGGAAGAGCCCGCCTACGATGGCCCCAGCACCAGCAGTGCCCACTTGGCGCCTGTGGTCAGCAGCACTGTTTCCTATGACCCTAGGAAACCGACTGTGAAGA AAATTGCCCCCATGATGGCTAAGACAATTAAAGCTTTCAAGAACAGATTCTCCCGACGATAA